In a single window of the Acipenser ruthenus chromosome 8, fAciRut3.2 maternal haplotype, whole genome shotgun sequence genome:
- the LOC117406811 gene encoding carboxypeptidase B2-like produces MKMKLPLLIALLASIYIEDGTFVSISDQVFSITPGTDEEVEIIKNLTSKDEIELCHPDSAHNIKMNSDVHLYMNISDLDFVKDLLHKNGIKYKVMVENAQELIEMQTNKESSGPRSFAGSFYEQYHPLEEIYSWINKISHEHPDMLEIILIGSSFEKRPLYVLKLTGRRNSPRRAMWIDCGIHSREWISPAFCIWFVQNAIDSYNKNPEITQMLDNMEIYVLPVMNADGYVYTWTTRRMWRKNRSRYEGNNCVGTDLNRNFDAGWCTKGASHDPCDNTYCGPYPESEPEVSAVAKFLREKKDSMKLYFTIHSYGQMLLFPYSYSYNQAPNHDELQNLANEATQKIRRYYRTRYSSGPGAPTIYLAPGGSDDWAYDLGIKYSFTIELRDTGRYGFLLPPQLIQPTCLEVLTAIKTITHHVIENTE; encoded by the exons CGATCAGGTTTTCTCAATTACTCCAGGAACAGACGAGGAGGTTGAAATTATCAAGAATCTAACCAGCAAGGACGAG aTTGAGCTGTGCCATCCAGATTCAGCtcacaatattaaaatgaacagTGATGTCCACCTGTACATGAACATATCAGACTTGGATTTTGTAAAGGATCTGTTACATAAAAATGGCATTAAGTACAA AGTAATGGTGGAAAACGCCCAAGAACTCATagaaatgcaaacaaataaagaatCCAGCGGCCCTCGATCGTTCGCAGGATCCTTTTATGAACAGTATCATCCACTGGAAGAA atatattcttggataaataaaatatctcacgAGCATCCAGATATGCTAGAAATCATATTGATCGGCTCCTCATTTGAAAAACGCCCTCTTTATGTTTtaaag CTAACAGGGAGGAGAAATTCTCCCAGAAGAGCAATGTGGATAGACTGTGGAATCCACAGCAGAGAGTGGATCTCCCCTGCTTTCTGTATATGGTTTGTTCAAAAT gctATTGATTCTTATAATAAAAACCCAGAAATTACTCAAATGCTTGACAACATGGAAATCTATGTTCTCCCTGTAATGAATGCTGATGGATATGTGTATACTTGGACAACC CGTCGAATGTGGAGAAAGAACAGGTCCAGATATGAAGGCAACAACTGCGTTGGGACTGACCTGAACAGAAACTTTGATGCTGGCTGgtgca CTAAAGGAGCATCACATGACCCCTGTGACAACACCTACTGCGGCCCCTACCCTGAGTCTGAACCCGAAGTCTCTGCCGTAGCTAAATTCCTCAGAGAGAAGAAGGACAGCATGAAGCTCTACTTCACCATCCATTCCTATGGCCAGATGCTGCTCTTCCCTTATTCATATTCCTACAATCAGGCCCCAAATCACGATGAACTG CAAAATCTAGCGAATGAGGCAACCCAAAAGATTCGGAGATATTACAGAACCAGATACAGCAGTGGTCCTGGAGCTCCAACAATAT ACCTAGCCCCTGGTGGTTCTGATGACTGGGCTTATGACCTGGGGATCAAATATTCTTTTACAATCGAGCTTCGGGACACAGGCAGGTATGGATTTCTGCTTCCCCCACAATTGATCCAGCCAACCTGCTTGGAGGTGCTTACTGCAATCAAGACAATCACACACCATGTCATTGAGAATACTGAATAA